The proteins below are encoded in one region of Gammaproteobacteria bacterium:
- the istA gene encoding IS21 family transposase: protein MRKIRDVLRLRLQAGLSYRQIQASTKVSTGACQQLVTKAEGLGLSWPLPDELNDERLAALFYPKSDTQTSQRYVVPNWADIHQELKRKGVTKQLLWEEYTHQHPNRCYSYSQFCERYRCWFGLQKRSMRQHHRAGEKCFIDYCGPTLPIICRYTGEVQPAAVFVGVLGASNYTYAEATWTQALPDWLGSHVRMFEFFGGTPDMLVPDNLRSGVNKACRYEPELNPCYQQLASHYQVAVMPARPYKPKDKAKAEVGVQVVERWIMARLRHHSFFSLAEANQCIRALLNELNKKPFKQLPGNRLEAFQKLDQPQLRPLPKLPYEFVDIKSVKVNIDYHVSYQKHLYSVPHQYVGETLELHASDTLVSVYFKQRQVASHPRSRRAGTTTQAAHMPERHRKQHQWSPGRLKNWAKDIGPDVLYWVTTQLQSRQHPEQAYRVCLGLLNLSRQYPAHRLERACQIARQQQLWKLKQVKSLLQSNLDRLPDPMDASNTPLPQDHENIRGPKSFH from the coding sequence ATGCGAAAAATACGAGACGTCTTACGATTACGCCTGCAAGCCGGGCTTTCCTACCGGCAGATCCAGGCCAGCACTAAGGTCAGTACTGGCGCATGCCAGCAACTGGTCACCAAAGCAGAGGGGTTAGGGCTGAGCTGGCCTTTGCCTGACGAGCTCAACGACGAGCGCTTGGCTGCACTGTTCTACCCCAAGTCCGATACCCAGACCTCCCAGCGCTACGTCGTTCCCAACTGGGCCGACATCCATCAGGAACTCAAACGCAAAGGGGTCACCAAGCAATTGCTATGGGAGGAGTATACCCACCAGCACCCAAACCGTTGTTACAGCTATTCCCAGTTTTGCGAACGCTACAGGTGCTGGTTTGGTTTGCAAAAACGCTCCATGCGCCAGCACCATCGGGCCGGTGAAAAGTGTTTCATTGACTACTGCGGTCCCACCTTGCCCATTATTTGCCGTTACACCGGTGAAGTCCAACCGGCGGCTGTATTTGTGGGTGTGTTGGGCGCATCCAATTACACCTATGCTGAAGCGACCTGGACACAGGCATTGCCCGACTGGCTGGGCAGTCATGTACGTATGTTCGAGTTCTTCGGTGGCACTCCCGACATGTTAGTCCCGGACAATCTGCGCAGCGGTGTCAACAAAGCCTGCCGCTATGAACCGGAACTTAATCCCTGCTACCAGCAACTGGCTTCACACTATCAGGTGGCGGTTATGCCGGCTCGTCCGTATAAACCCAAGGACAAAGCCAAAGCCGAGGTGGGCGTCCAAGTGGTGGAACGTTGGATCATGGCTCGGTTACGTCACCATAGTTTTTTCTCACTGGCTGAGGCGAATCAATGTATACGGGCCTTGCTCAATGAGCTGAATAAAAAACCTTTTAAACAGTTGCCGGGCAACCGTCTTGAGGCTTTCCAGAAACTGGATCAACCTCAATTACGCCCCTTGCCCAAGCTGCCTTATGAGTTTGTGGATATCAAATCCGTGAAGGTTAACATCGACTACCACGTCAGTTATCAAAAGCACCTGTACTCGGTTCCTCATCAATACGTGGGCGAGACTTTGGAACTGCATGCCAGTGATACCCTTGTCAGTGTGTACTTTAAACAACGTCAAGTCGCTTCACACCCACGCAGCCGTCGGGCGGGCACTACGACCCAGGCCGCTCATATGCCCGAACGCCACCGCAAACAGCACCAATGGAGCCCGGGCCGTCTCAAGAACTGGGCCAAGGATATAGGACCTGACGTGTTGTACTGGGTCACTACACAACTTCAGAGCAGACAACACCCCGAACAGGCTTATCGAGTTTGTCTGGGCCTACTTAACCTCAGTCGACAATATCCGGCCCATCGTCTGGAGCGCGCCTGCCAGATCGCACGCCAGCAACAGCTGTGGAAACTCAAGCAAGTCAAATCCCTGTTGCAGTCCAATCTCGACCGCTTGCCCGATCCTATGGATGCAAGCAATACGCCGTTACCGCAGGATCACGAAAACATCCGTGGCCCTAAGAGCTTTCACTAA
- a CDS encoding transposase, giving the protein MPKSTPVLPNNQITPEPSLEKRTRRRFPPEYKLRIIAEANACKHGELGAMLRREKLYSNQLADWRREYAEHGVDGLSKSTPGPVASKTPEQRQIEQLTKENEKLTRKLEVANDCLDLQKKALSMLDRLRNGSDA; this is encoded by the coding sequence ATGCCAAAATCAACACCAGTACTACCCAATAATCAAATTACACCAGAGCCATCATTGGAAAAGCGCACGCGCCGTCGATTTCCACCTGAATACAAATTACGCATTATTGCTGAGGCCAATGCGTGCAAACACGGGGAACTGGGAGCCATGTTACGCCGTGAAAAACTATACAGCAATCAACTAGCGGACTGGCGTCGGGAGTACGCGGAGCATGGAGTTGATGGGCTCAGTAAAAGCACACCCGGCCCTGTGGCGTCTAAAACGCCGGAGCAACGCCAGATCGAGCAACTCACCAAGGAAAATGAGAAATTGACCCGTAAGCTTGAAGTGGCAAACGATTGCCTGGATCTTCAAAAAAAAGCCTTATCGATGCTCGATCGTTTACGCAATGGGAGCGATGCATGA